One Streptomyces sp. V4I8 genomic window carries:
- a CDS encoding caspase domain-containing protein, with amino-acid sequence MGKIRALLIAIDAYPETIARPLAGCANDIAEARRLLTDLAGDRADIRVLSDAEATVAAVEEAVVRHLGAAGDGDLALLWFSGHGTQQIAVGSDLRIEATGLNQALVCVDGPLLDKRLGALLEGVAAGGARVTAVLDCCHSGGATRVEDAEATARFTPPLPGWDLGAAARDTSGGTPVGHLLLAASRLDQPSYECWFEGQRLGAFTHALISAVRTAGPRATARELLATAAARVRRDGRDQQPVLYPDLPGGAADRPFLGEGVARTPSPHLLRFGPEGWEVDCGSGHGLRDGAGARGTEFAVVGGPASGAGLVVRARDVRVDRTVVDPVGWVPERERVYAVALSALALPPASVVFDGPAAVVRELAQVAQAAPLLRTADGPESAADLHFRVRVGDGVARVLRRDGTPFVEPLPCGGAEDARAVVDGLVHLTRWHQLRDLAPRPSLLDGLVRLEIAPWDTPDEVLRPGATGEIVVPYVLGPDGPQVPRLAVRIRNQSPDRKLWCLLLALTERYGSHAVLYPGHFVGPGRTGHALDGDPVHLSLPADLPAVPGAEHRDWLRLIVAEGELNTVPFQLPVWSPRTPSSRDDEVATRGVLRLSPPQPAHGHRDVGPAPGGGPGRWTALTVPLRTLVPGPVTAPGG; translated from the coding sequence ATGGGGAAGATCCGCGCACTTCTGATCGCCATCGACGCCTACCCGGAGACCATCGCCCGCCCGCTGGCCGGCTGCGCCAACGACATCGCCGAGGCCCGCCGTCTGCTGACCGACCTCGCCGGCGACCGGGCCGACATCCGGGTCCTGTCGGACGCAGAGGCGACCGTGGCGGCCGTGGAGGAAGCGGTCGTACGCCACCTGGGAGCGGCCGGCGACGGCGACCTGGCTCTGCTGTGGTTCTCGGGGCACGGCACCCAGCAGATCGCCGTCGGGAGCGACCTGCGTATCGAGGCGACGGGGCTGAACCAGGCTCTGGTGTGCGTGGACGGGCCGCTTCTGGACAAGCGGCTCGGGGCGCTTCTGGAGGGGGTCGCCGCGGGCGGGGCGCGGGTGACGGCGGTCCTCGACTGCTGTCACTCCGGGGGCGCGACCCGGGTCGAGGACGCGGAGGCGACCGCGCGGTTCACGCCCCCGCTGCCCGGCTGGGACCTGGGCGCGGCGGCCCGCGACACCTCGGGCGGGACGCCCGTAGGGCATCTGCTGCTGGCCGCGAGCCGGCTCGACCAGCCGTCGTACGAGTGCTGGTTCGAGGGGCAGCGGCTCGGTGCCTTCACCCACGCGCTGATCAGCGCGGTGCGTACGGCCGGTCCGCGGGCCACCGCCCGCGAGCTGCTGGCCACGGCGGCGGCGCGGGTCCGGCGGGACGGGCGCGACCAGCAGCCGGTGCTGTACCCGGACCTGCCGGGTGGCGCGGCGGACCGGCCGTTCCTGGGCGAGGGGGTGGCCCGTACGCCGAGCCCGCATCTGCTGCGCTTCGGCCCGGAGGGCTGGGAGGTGGACTGCGGCAGCGGGCACGGGCTGCGGGACGGGGCCGGCGCGCGGGGCACGGAGTTCGCGGTGGTGGGCGGGCCGGCCTCCGGTGCCGGGCTCGTGGTGCGGGCCCGGGATGTGCGCGTGGACCGTACGGTGGTCGATCCGGTGGGGTGGGTGCCGGAGCGTGAGCGGGTGTATGCCGTGGCGCTGTCGGCGCTGGCGCTGCCGCCGGCCAGTGTGGTCTTCGACGGGCCCGCCGCTGTCGTACGGGAGTTGGCGCAGGTCGCGCAGGCGGCTCCGTTGCTGCGGACGGCCGACGGGCCCGAGAGCGCCGCCGATCTGCACTTCCGGGTGCGGGTGGGGGACGGTGTGGCGCGGGTGCTGCGGCGCGACGGGACGCCGTTCGTCGAGCCGTTGCCGTGCGGCGGGGCGGAGGACGCGCGGGCGGTCGTCGACGGCCTGGTGCATCTCACCCGCTGGCACCAGCTGCGGGACCTCGCCCCGCGGCCTTCCCTCCTCGACGGTCTCGTACGGCTGGAGATCGCGCCGTGGGACACGCCCGACGAGGTGCTGCGGCCCGGGGCGACCGGCGAGATCGTCGTCCCGTACGTCCTCGGGCCGGACGGGCCCCAGGTGCCCCGCCTCGCCGTCCGGATCCGCAACCAGTCCCCCGACCGGAAGCTGTGGTGCCTGCTGCTGGCCCTGACGGAGCGCTACGGCAGCCACGCGGTGCTGTATCCCGGGCACTTCGTCGGCCCCGGGCGCACGGGCCACGCGCTGGACGGCGACCCCGTGCACCTGTCCCTCCCCGCGGACCTCCCCGCCGTACCCGGGGCCGAGCACCGCGACTGGCTCCGGCTGATCGTCGCGGAGGGCGAGCTGAACACGGTTCCCTTCCAGCTGCCGGTCTGGAGCCCTCGGACGCCGAGTTCACGCGACGACGAGGTCGCCACCAGGGGCGTGCTGCGCCTGAGCCCGCCTCAGCCGGCTCACGGCCACCGGGACGTGGGCCCGGCCCCCGGTGGCGGTCCCGGCCGCTGGACCGCCCTGACCGTGCCGTTGCGCACGCTGGTGCCGGGGCCGGTCACTGCCCCAGGTGGGTGA
- a CDS encoding AAA family ATPase produces the protein MSNYAESLSHLDSYISARVPVIAMRTIEQQRALRLLRESATQSRRSSMPFWIYTRATGLRDLRTNAAVQDDRSLTGAMEFAAAQFGSRANATVVFVDPDQLDSDNPVTRHFAELARLADSNMGSMVLITDTPIWSGLQRLGMSLKLDLPDSDEMYGILSGFLGDHHGHIPIEWTEEDARSAAEFLSGVTEAECVNLMATVAAKGSIRKEDVRGLAQAKDRIFSDLTGLERVQLRQDDYTIGGLAGLRTWLRRKEQMISKDLRNTALRPPRGVLLVGVPGCGKSLSAKAIAQEWALPLYRLDMASIHGKYLGESEGRFREALAMADRVAPCILWIDEIEKGLAGRDDMSGVPQRIIGQFLYWLQESQSRAFVVATANDIRSLPPELLRKGRFDELFFVDLPDAQDRKEIIGIYYRRYLQGEPDTDQLDRLVDLSEGFAGSDIEAALRDVGEQALISGGVAELKDSYIMDTFAQVRPLSVVHPEQIEEIRAWGRERAVPAGRGAVTPAPGDGGRTRRIVFMDE, from the coding sequence ATGTCGAACTACGCCGAGAGCCTCAGCCACCTCGACAGCTACATCTCCGCCCGCGTCCCGGTCATCGCCATGCGGACCATAGAGCAGCAGCGCGCGCTGCGGCTGCTGCGCGAGTCGGCCACCCAGTCGCGGCGCAGCAGCATGCCGTTCTGGATCTACACGCGCGCCACCGGCCTGCGCGACCTGCGCACCAACGCGGCCGTGCAGGACGACCGTTCGCTCACCGGTGCCATGGAGTTCGCCGCCGCGCAGTTCGGCAGCCGGGCCAACGCCACCGTCGTCTTCGTCGACCCCGACCAGCTCGACTCGGACAACCCCGTCACCCGGCACTTCGCCGAACTCGCGCGCCTCGCCGACAGCAACATGGGCAGCATGGTGCTGATCACCGACACCCCGATCTGGAGCGGCCTGCAGCGCCTCGGCATGAGCCTGAAGCTCGACCTGCCCGACTCCGACGAGATGTACGGCATCCTCAGCGGCTTCCTCGGCGACCATCACGGGCACATCCCGATCGAGTGGACGGAGGAGGACGCCCGCAGCGCCGCCGAGTTCCTGAGCGGCGTCACCGAGGCGGAGTGCGTCAACCTCATGGCGACCGTCGCCGCCAAGGGCTCCATCCGCAAGGAGGACGTCCGTGGCCTCGCCCAGGCCAAGGACCGCATCTTCAGCGACCTCACCGGCCTGGAGCGGGTCCAGCTCCGGCAGGACGACTACACGATCGGCGGCCTGGCCGGGCTGCGCACCTGGCTGCGGCGCAAGGAGCAGATGATCTCCAAGGACCTGCGCAACACCGCCCTGCGGCCCCCGCGCGGCGTCCTGCTCGTCGGCGTGCCGGGCTGCGGCAAGTCCCTCTCCGCCAAGGCCATCGCCCAGGAGTGGGCGCTGCCGCTGTACCGGCTGGACATGGCCAGCATCCACGGCAAGTACCTCGGCGAGTCAGAGGGCCGCTTCCGTGAGGCGCTCGCCATGGCCGACCGCGTCGCCCCCTGCATCCTGTGGATCGACGAGATCGAGAAGGGCCTCGCCGGCCGCGACGACATGTCCGGCGTGCCGCAGCGCATCATCGGGCAGTTCCTGTACTGGCTCCAGGAGTCCCAGTCCCGCGCCTTCGTCGTCGCCACCGCCAACGACATCCGCAGCCTCCCGCCGGAACTCCTGCGCAAGGGCCGCTTCGACGAGCTGTTCTTCGTCGATCTGCCCGACGCCCAGGACCGCAAGGAGATCATCGGCATCTACTACCGCCGCTACCTCCAGGGCGAGCCCGACACCGACCAGCTGGACCGCCTCGTCGACCTCTCCGAGGGCTTCGCCGGCTCCGACATCGAGGCCGCCCTGCGCGACGTCGGCGAGCAGGCGCTGATCAGCGGGGGCGTCGCCGAGCTGAAGGACTCGTACATCATGGACACCTTCGCCCAGGTACGTCCCCTCAGTGTGGTCCACCCCGAGCAGATCGAGGAGATCCGCGCCTGGGGCCGGGAACGCGCGGTCCCGGCGGGACGCGGCGCCGTCACTCCGGCGCCGGGGGACGGGGGCCGTACGCGGCGGATCGTCTTCATGGACGAATAG